The following are encoded together in the Girardinichthys multiradiatus isolate DD_20200921_A chromosome X, DD_fGirMul_XY1, whole genome shotgun sequence genome:
- the LOC124863056 gene encoding conserved oligomeric Golgi complex subunit 1-like isoform X1, with the protein MLHLRLINCCFSNNFSVLSCKQDICHGVGTLLVYVKSLKGLGAIRDSVWDLLSTDSISQHWGNVCQQLLGRPLAVWEDFLQQLFLQRLQTITKEETEAIATISVQLLTSAVRDQEGQTIQSSTGSNPVSISGAQYEVDVASFLWSETPGDLLSDAAWVSVPQRCQKQQQRSGLAMKTQALTPCVQNFCSSLDAKLKARLDDLQHYLPSQETGSNSISATVSSSRPPDSSLFNRYTDSSAVEEALREGCVTCVRHILSSIRSELDSVPACLSSVLFMARLCQSVGELCPSLKHCILGKQSTVEAPAKGTPRQGKKLGKSKAATEVSPVQAKWAGLKEELLGCSIEAYRIWSSALAKGLVETFGAALLTESAGAILTTTTSWEDLEIQEESEAGNSVTSKISLPVQPSWFVQSLLFQLCVEVNRVGGHALPRPTLQELLQACLVQALHHYDLFTEQPQDREGVLPITQNRALQLLFDLRYLHTTLSSRLEEGKTSRSQQDPRFHKICDWLESFIDPFDLDVFTPPLNANLNRLSQRTSVLLGLLTGSEKQFAPRSSTVNSQEPYNILPLASSQIRFGILPLSMSNTRKSKSSSRGPDVSQNLAPQSSTAGSDDSFQPGSLFRQLAHQDEDTTSPSLFKLSWLSGMAK; encoded by the exons ATGCTTCATCTGAGATTAATTAATTGCTGCTTTTCCAACAACTTTTCTGTTCTCAGCTGCAAACAGGACATTTGTCATGGTGTTGGGACACTTTTGGTCTATGTGAAGAGTCTTAAGGGTTTGGGGGCCATTCGAGATTCTGTCTGGGATCTTTTATCCACAGACTCCATCAGTCAGCACTGGGGTAACGTATGTCAGCAGCTCCTAGGGCGCCCCCTGGCTGTGTGGGAGGACTTCTTGCAACAGCTCTTTCTTCAGCGCCTGCAA ACCATCACCAAAGAGGAAACAGAAGCCATTGCAACAATCTCGGTGCAGCTCCTCACCTCAGCTGTGAGGGACCAAGAGGGCCAAACCATCCAGTCCTCCACAGGTAGCAACCCTGTCTCCATTTCTGGTGCTCAGTATGAGGTGGATGTGGCCTCCTTTCTGTGGTCAGAGACTCCAGGGGACCTGCTGAGTGATGCAGCCTGGGTCAGTGTGCCCCAGCGGTgccagaagcagcagcagagaagTGGCCTGGCTATGAAGACACAGGCACTGACACCTTGTGTTCAGAACTTCTGCTCCTCTTTGGATGCAAAGCTTAAAGCCAGGCTTGATGACCTCCAGCACTATCTTCCTTCCCAAGAAACAG GATCCAACTCCATCTCAGCCACAGTGTCTTCTTCACGACCTCCTGACTCCTCTTTGTTTAACCGCTACACGGACTCCTCGGCAGTGGAGGAAGCTCTCCGTGAAGGCTGTGTGACCTGTGTTCGCCATATTCTTTCCTCCATCCGCTCTGAACTGGACTCTGTTCCAGCCTGTCTCAGCTCTGTCCTTTTCATGGCCAGGTTGTGCCAGTCTGTGGGTGAACTATGtcccagcctgaagcactgcatcCTGGGAAAACAGAGCACAGTGGAAGCCCCAGCAAAGGGGACCCCAAGACAGGGCAAGAAACTGGGCAAATCCAAAGCTGCCACAGAGGTCAGCCCAGTGCAAGCCAAGTGGGCGGGGCTGAAGGAGGAGCTTCTTGGCTGCAGCATAGAAGCTTACCGCATCTGGAGCTCCGCCCTTGCCAAA GGGCTGGTGGAAACATTTGGTGCAGCTTTGCTGACAGAGTCTGCTGGTGCAATTCTGACGACTACAACAAGTTGGGAAGATCTGGAGATCCAAGAAGAGTCTGAAGCAGGGAACAGCGTCACATCTAAAATCAGTCTTCCAGTTCAG CCATCTTGGTTTGTGCAGTCTTTGCTGTTCCAGCTTTGCGTGGAGGTCAACAGAGTGGGGGGTCATGCCCTTCCCCGGCCGACCCTGCAGGAGCTGCTTCAGGCCTGTCTTGTTCAAGCTCTGCATCACTATGACCTCTTCACAGAGCAACCACAGGATAGA GAGGGTGTCCTCCCCATAACTCAGAACCGAGCCTTGCAGTTGTTATTCGACCTTCGATACCTCCACACCACACTGAGCAGCAGACTGGAGGAGGGCAAGACCTCTAGATCCCAGCAAGACCCAAG ATTCCACAAGATCTGTGATTGGCTGGAAAGCTTCATTGACCCCTTTGACCTGGATGTTTTTACACCTCCACTGAATGCCAATCTCAACCGGCTGTCCCAGAGGACCTCG GTGCTGCTTGGGCTCCTGACTGGTTCTGAGAAGCAGTTTGCCCCACGAAGCAGCACTGTGAACTCTCAGGAACCTTACAACATTCTGCCACTGGCCAGCAGTCAGATCAG gttCGGAATATTGCCTCTCAGCATGTCAAACACGCGGAAATCCAAGTCCTCCTCCAGGGGGCCGGACGTTTCTCAGAACCTG GCTCCTCAGTCCTCCACAGCAGGAAGTGATGACAGCTTCCAGCCGGGCAGTCTCTTCAGACAGCTCGCTCATCAGGATGAGGACACAACATCGCCGTCTCTGTTCAAGCTCAGCTGGCTGTCGGGCATGGCCAAATAg
- the LOC124863056 gene encoding conserved oligomeric Golgi complex subunit 1-like isoform X2 — translation MLHLRLINCCFSNNFSVLSCKQDICHGVGTLLVYVKSLKGLGAIRDSVWDLLSTDSISQHWGNVCQQLLGRPLAVWEDFLQQLFLQRLQTITKEETEAIATISVQLLTSAVRDQEGQTIQSSTGSNPVSISGAQYEVDVASFLWSETPGDLLSDAAWVSVPQRCQKQQQRSGLAMKTQALTPCVQNFCSSLDAKLKARLDDLQHYLPSQETGSNSISATVSSSRPPDSSLFNRYTDSSAVEEALREGCVTCVRHILSSIRSELDSVPACLSSVLFMARLCQSVGELCPSLKHCILGKQSTVEAPAKGTPRQGKKLGKSKAATEVSPVQAKWAGLKEELLGCSIEAYRIWSSALAKGLVETFGAALLTESAGAILTTTTSWEDLEIQEESEAGNSVTSKISLPVQPSWFVQSLLFQLCVEVNRVGGHALPRPTLQELLQACLVQALHHYDLFTEQPQDREGVLPITQNRALQLLFDLRYLHTTLSSRLEEGKTSRSQQDPRFHKICDWLESFIDPFDLDVFTPPLNANLNRLSQRTSVLLGLLTGSEKQFAPRSSTVNSQEPYNILPLASSQIRFGILPLSMSNTRKSKSSSRGPDVSQNLRF, via the exons ATGCTTCATCTGAGATTAATTAATTGCTGCTTTTCCAACAACTTTTCTGTTCTCAGCTGCAAACAGGACATTTGTCATGGTGTTGGGACACTTTTGGTCTATGTGAAGAGTCTTAAGGGTTTGGGGGCCATTCGAGATTCTGTCTGGGATCTTTTATCCACAGACTCCATCAGTCAGCACTGGGGTAACGTATGTCAGCAGCTCCTAGGGCGCCCCCTGGCTGTGTGGGAGGACTTCTTGCAACAGCTCTTTCTTCAGCGCCTGCAA ACCATCACCAAAGAGGAAACAGAAGCCATTGCAACAATCTCGGTGCAGCTCCTCACCTCAGCTGTGAGGGACCAAGAGGGCCAAACCATCCAGTCCTCCACAGGTAGCAACCCTGTCTCCATTTCTGGTGCTCAGTATGAGGTGGATGTGGCCTCCTTTCTGTGGTCAGAGACTCCAGGGGACCTGCTGAGTGATGCAGCCTGGGTCAGTGTGCCCCAGCGGTgccagaagcagcagcagagaagTGGCCTGGCTATGAAGACACAGGCACTGACACCTTGTGTTCAGAACTTCTGCTCCTCTTTGGATGCAAAGCTTAAAGCCAGGCTTGATGACCTCCAGCACTATCTTCCTTCCCAAGAAACAG GATCCAACTCCATCTCAGCCACAGTGTCTTCTTCACGACCTCCTGACTCCTCTTTGTTTAACCGCTACACGGACTCCTCGGCAGTGGAGGAAGCTCTCCGTGAAGGCTGTGTGACCTGTGTTCGCCATATTCTTTCCTCCATCCGCTCTGAACTGGACTCTGTTCCAGCCTGTCTCAGCTCTGTCCTTTTCATGGCCAGGTTGTGCCAGTCTGTGGGTGAACTATGtcccagcctgaagcactgcatcCTGGGAAAACAGAGCACAGTGGAAGCCCCAGCAAAGGGGACCCCAAGACAGGGCAAGAAACTGGGCAAATCCAAAGCTGCCACAGAGGTCAGCCCAGTGCAAGCCAAGTGGGCGGGGCTGAAGGAGGAGCTTCTTGGCTGCAGCATAGAAGCTTACCGCATCTGGAGCTCCGCCCTTGCCAAA GGGCTGGTGGAAACATTTGGTGCAGCTTTGCTGACAGAGTCTGCTGGTGCAATTCTGACGACTACAACAAGTTGGGAAGATCTGGAGATCCAAGAAGAGTCTGAAGCAGGGAACAGCGTCACATCTAAAATCAGTCTTCCAGTTCAG CCATCTTGGTTTGTGCAGTCTTTGCTGTTCCAGCTTTGCGTGGAGGTCAACAGAGTGGGGGGTCATGCCCTTCCCCGGCCGACCCTGCAGGAGCTGCTTCAGGCCTGTCTTGTTCAAGCTCTGCATCACTATGACCTCTTCACAGAGCAACCACAGGATAGA GAGGGTGTCCTCCCCATAACTCAGAACCGAGCCTTGCAGTTGTTATTCGACCTTCGATACCTCCACACCACACTGAGCAGCAGACTGGAGGAGGGCAAGACCTCTAGATCCCAGCAAGACCCAAG ATTCCACAAGATCTGTGATTGGCTGGAAAGCTTCATTGACCCCTTTGACCTGGATGTTTTTACACCTCCACTGAATGCCAATCTCAACCGGCTGTCCCAGAGGACCTCG GTGCTGCTTGGGCTCCTGACTGGTTCTGAGAAGCAGTTTGCCCCACGAAGCAGCACTGTGAACTCTCAGGAACCTTACAACATTCTGCCACTGGCCAGCAGTCAGATCAG gttCGGAATATTGCCTCTCAGCATGTCAAACACGCGGAAATCCAAGTCCTCCTCCAGGGGGCCGGACGTTTCTCAGAACCTG AGATTCTGA
- the LOC124862933 gene encoding small integral membrane protein 22-like, which yields MGQKNVQQDIGDQFNDVISRLQSKQLFQSDWDIASFAIFFIFIGVILTLVILVLIRCWCCYCCDDEKPRRNKVGIENYGLEP from the exons ATGGGTCAGAAAAACGTCCAGCAAGATATCGGGGACCAGTTTAATGATGTGATCTCCAGACTGCAGTCAAAGCAGTTGTTCCAGTCTGACTGGGACATTGCTTCTTTTGCTATCTTCTTCATCTTCATTG GTGTGATTCTCACTCTGGTCATCCTGGTCCTCATCCGCTGCTGGTGCTGCTACTGTTGTGATGATGAAAAG CCCCGCAGAAACAAGGTGGGCATAGAGAACTATGGTCTGGAACCCTGA